The sequence CATGAATAAAGGTCATAAACAAACACCTATTGAAAATTTAGCATCTTTTGAAAGATAGTTTACCTTTGATGCCCATGACCGTTCTGCTTGCTGACACACATCTTTAATATCCCTTCCTGACATTCTGAGTGCAGAAACACCAATATGTAAGTAATAGGCAAGACAGATAAACATCTAGGTAcaccaaaatcaaaataaaagagagaaatagaagaagacAAGAGGGGTTGCCAATCCATGTCATTAGATCtagggaaaaagaaatatcaatCTGAACAAATTACCTGTGCACATAAATCAAACTCTAAAACCGTTTAATTTCCAAGTTGTATAACGAGGCAAATTAAGGAGCCTTTATGATGTTTGAGCATTTACATTCGTACTTTCAGAACCATGTTCATAGAGTTATATAACCAATATTAACTATACCGGCTGGAGAGCAAACGTATATTGCACGCGCCCAGATGATTAGAGAGAGtgaagaatttgatttgtCAAACTTACTGGTCAGTGACTTTGGCCAATTCCTCTATATCAGATCTCTTAAGATGCTTTGCATACTGGGCAACAATTTCCTGGCGGTTCTGCTCATCGGGCAGACCAAAAGTAATCATTGAATCAAACCGGCTGGTAAGACAGGTCACATATAAGTTAGAAAGGTTCCAATTGATTCAGGTTATTTATCATTACCATCTCGAAGAATTTCCTCCAATATACCTGATCAAAGCAGGATCAAGGTCCTGTTTTCTATTTGTTGCAGCAATAACAACCACTTTCTTGTCCTGTTCAAATCCATCAATCTGCATCCATTATCAAAGCCCACCACAAGCTTAGTCAatgtcaaaaagaaattcaatttccaGTGATCTCAAAATATAGTTCATGACACAAGCGTTCAAAAGAACGTGATATGctactcaaacaagaaatgtaggatagaaaataaaaaatttagtggAGTAACTAGCAAGGGCTGTGGCAGAGGCTTCACAACCACAAGAGCATATTGAGCACTGTTTTAATTGCAGCATGCATACTCTTTCTCCAAGAGGACATTGTAGATCACAGTAACAAATAGCAATATGCTCAATGACATAAATAAAGTATTAACAGGCAAGAAAAGGCCCATATTTTGCAGCCCGATGAACGACTTCACCTGTCGCAGTAAAACTGATAAAATTCTGCGTGTAGCTTCATGCATTTCATTATCACGAGCAACAGCAAAAGAATCAACCTGTTATAACATCAACAGAGAGAAAGGAGGAGGAAAAGAAGCAGACTGTTAAATGAGTTGTGTAACTTGCGATGCAACTACGGGATATGTacacaaaaaaaaatggaaaccTAGGAAACAACTATCAAGTTAGCATTACTTGCTTCTGTTACCTCATCTAGGAATATGATAGCACCATTAGGAAGCTCATTAGCAAGAGCAAAAACTTTTCCTAGCAATTTTTCACTTTCCCCATAGTACTTGGACATGACCACCTCCAGTGGCACATATAGCAATGGTACACCCTGCCAAGGCACAAGTCACATGCACATTTTATCTTGTGTTGACTTGCATCAACATAGAGTCGAGATTTTACATGAAATGCTATACGTTTACTTTCCTGAAGCTTATATCATGCATGTGAAAATGTTCCCAGATAGATATTATTTCACTTTAACCAGATTGGCATATCAGAAAGTCAAGCAAACTTTCAACAGCATAAACATCTTCTTTGAGAAGTTATCATAGAAATAGCAACAATCCtgttatatatcaaattcaaatgcCTTAAACACGCATGCagcacacacacacataaaATCGTACAAATCCACCACATAGTTAAGGACATCTTATGAGATGCCTAAAGATCAAAGTCCTGACAAAGTTCTTATTGGTACAACTTAAAAAAACATAATCAAAAGGTGACTAAGCTTTGCAATTTACTCTGACCaattatatgcaattatcaagaCAAATGCAAGGGGAGGATTACTAAAGTGCTGGTGACTCACCGCTTGAGTAGCAATAACACGAGCACAAGATGTCTTCCCTGTGCCTGGAATTGATAATGAATTGTAAATAGGCTTGTCCATTTATCAACCATGCACAACTCTCAGTGTCACTACAGATTtacaaaccaaacaaaaaGATTATAGAGACAAGATAGCTGTGAGCAATCTTGGAACATAAGATATCCATTTCCATCACCATTTCATTTCCTAGTCTCATGGCCTAAAGAACTAATTCATGTGATGTTACCCCCTCTACCAGGCCCAATGATAAAGAGATGTTGCTTATGCAATTTTtgaatcattaaaaaaattaaggcgGAACCTTTTATACTCAAATCCATAAAATAAAGACTCCACAATGTGGGCCTATATATGTTTAATGCCCTTTGACAGGTTGACAATGAGAAAGTCTGTAAGAACTGCACAACAATTATTCTTACACatgaataattgaataaaactTGCAGTTACAGGAAAATGTTTCCTGAGATCCAGACTAGAAAACACACCTGGTGGACCTTCAAAAAGCACAGCTCGAGGTCTATTTGACTCGAACTTCCGCCGTGTTCCACGAGCAATATTGTCATATACTTCAGGACTATGCAGAGCCAACAAGATTGTATCTTCTATTTCTCTAGATAGCAGATAATGGCCCGTTAAAGAGAATAATCAATAAGTAATTTCTTTCATATGACCAGTTGCATGATGCTTAAACCCTCAGAAAGCATTTATGTTATGCATGATACCCTCAGAAGGTCAATTATGTGACAAACACAGTTTACACGCTTGTAAATTCCTTACTACACAGGCCACATATGCATTCTTCTACAGATATcacaaagaaaaatgattaaaattcgACTTATTAGTCCTGCCTTGTACAGAAATTAATCAACTGCCTAGCCCAACATCAGTTATGAGACCCTAAGATTATGAAGAAACTTTGCACCTTATGGAACTAAAATGTTTGCCCCAGTGTTTGCAAATTCCAAGGTCATATAATCAAGAAATTCTTTTGTGGAATTGAATTGAAATGGCTCAGCTCCACATAAAATAAGGGTTACAACACAAAGGTAAAATGGCAATACTTTGAACCTTGTGTAAAATAATGCTATTCAAACATGATTACGTTGATGTTTTAAGTGTTCAAGTTCAAAATCTTGATCAACAATAATTGCTGGTGTGTGTTGGCAGTTCCTTAAACATAGAGCTTAAAGTGCCAATTCATTGTGTATTCATCCAAGCTTGAGAACCGTGCTTACAAACATaaggctaaattaatatgatgagAATTTTGCATTAAAGGATGTAAGAAATTGACACATGTTACTTACTGTTTTTGCTGATCATACCCAGCAATATTGTTCCAAGATATTTCACCTTTTGAAGAATTTATATGTGGTTCATTAAGTCCATATATTCTTACTCCCATGGACTCCAGAGTGGCAACTGATTTGTCTGCAGACGGCATCCGAGCAGCACCTTCTCCTGGAATTCTTTGCAAGCTCTTTAATCTGTCACCAGCCAATTGTAAAACAGACACCAGAGCATCAAGTTCTGTGGTGCTTAAGCTCCCACCCTTTATAAACTCAATTTCCTGCAACAAGCTGAAGGTGTTTAGAAAAAGCTTATTCTAGCATAACAGACCAATCAATTACCAGAAATGTACTCACTGCTTTATCTGTGCTAATGAGTGAACGAAACAAGAAAATGCATAGATCTCCCTCAGCTGTATTCATATCTACAAACTGCCCTTTGTCAACACCAGCTTCCTTATGCTTTTCTGGAGAACTAAGTGTTAGTTGCCAGGCAACTGCACTGAAAATGTACAATTAATTAGAACCATTGAGCAATGAATAAATACCAAGCGCAACAAGaagataaaatatacaaaactCAGTAGACACTCAAAAACAACTTCAAAGACAATGAAAAGTTGATTTAACTAAACCTGTCCCAAGCACGTAATAGCATATCTGAACCACCAGCGCGCTCGTCAACCTTCAATCCAAGATTTGAAACCAGGTTGGCAATCAAGTGAAGAGCATCACATGCAGGAGGTATTTGAAATTTGATTGTGACCTATTACGTTAAAGAACATTCCAGTTAGAAATATCTCAGCAAATTGATATAAAATGATTGATGACAAAACCAAAGTGCAATGAGACTGATTTGTCAGATAAACCAAACCAATTGATTCTTTATGGAAACGAGGTTCAGAAAGTGTGATAAACTtgacatataatattatgaaaaaaacATAGTTAGAAAAGTAAGTGCAACAAAACCTTTTGACCCTTGACAGCAACCATGAAGCGGGGGTAAGAACCATTTTTTATTCCTCTCAACTTGAGTAACCCTTCAATTCGCTGTCTTTCTTTTGTGGCAATCTCCTCTAAATCCTTGTAACTTGAAGGAGATTCTGAAGGCAGTGAAGGTTTAGCAGCAGCCTGCAGAAAGCTGAGTTATAATCAATTCAAAGACTTTAGCTCTTCACATTGTaatgctttattttattgtttttttttttttccttttcgtTTTTAACAAACTCACCAATTAAAACTTACAACATTTAGTTGATTGTAAATTGGAAAAAGGATGAACCTGATCAGAGTCAGCATAGGCTACTTGAAACATTCCAAGTCCAAGGAAACCGGCAAAAACAGCTGGAAGTATAGAGTAGTAAGGGCCATCAATAGTAGAGAGCTGAATTTCTGATGCAGGGGAACAAATATGGACTGCATTTCAGAAtcaaaaaatagattttcacATAACGCTGCTTGATAATTGTTGAAATGTAAAGCAAATACAATAACTATATCATCGGCGTATGTAAACAGAGACATAGAGAAGGAATCAAGGGAAGCAGCAATCAGTAGAGAGGCTTACGGTGATGGAGAGGGCGAAGGAAGTGGTTCGGAGACggttttagggttttgggacAGGAAAATCGGCTCCATGAAGGACGTCTTCTCAATAGTCGCCCCAAACTCGCCATTGCTAATCTGTCTACAATAATGTGATTTTTAGCGTCGGTCTAACGCTGTGTAAGCTGCGTCGCATCTGGACTGTGGCTAAAAGTATGCGTCTTCTTAACTTATTAAGGGCATGCCAgattttatattagaaaaaagaaattgttaggACTTAGGCTGGgcttttctaaaaagaaataaataaataaataaataaatatatgtaatggGTTGTATTAAATTGAGAGACAGAATCAAATCTGGGAGTTCCGAATATTAATTGAATGAATATACTAAGTGCTGTTGATTAGCTTATTAATTGTGTTGCTCCAAAAGGAGACAATCATAGAATATTATAATCAGTGTTAATTATTAAACTTAGGGGAGAGTGAATGTTGCTAATGAACCGAGTGGCAAATGCAATTGTAGGCATGAGGGAGAGGAGGGCAAGTAACAAAACAAGAAGTAATCCTAAGAGTAAAAGAGCAGGGAGTAGGCAGTAGGGGCATTTGGCCCCAGTCACCCTCAAATAGATCCGCCGCCAGTTGGTAATTTGATTATAGAGAGTAGAAAAGGCTATAAGCCTAAACTTGTTGTCGTGATGGTTGTGCAGATGGTTTTCCTTTCTTTGACAACTTAGAATGGGCTGAGGCTGAGGTCCTCGAAACCTGAATTGGATGTTATGTTAGTATCCTTTTTGCACCATTTCTGACTTCACCTCCACATTTGCATCTTAAATTAATCTCTTCCAAGGACAAGGACCCAAAAAACAAACCCTTCTTAGCTTATTTACCACATGACATTGGAGGAGATACGCTACGTGCTTACAATACAACTGGGAGGAAGTCTATAAGGTCCGTCTTGGGCATGCCAAGAAGCAAATTCATTATGGGTGGAAACCAATCATATGCATTGCCATGTTGCCCAGATTGCAGTAAGAAATTACAGACCAAAGCAAGCTAATACCACCACAAGGATAATTAAGCAATAAAAAGCTAACAGAAAGTGAAAAGTGAAGCAACTTTAGGAGTTCAGCAAAAAGCAACTCacttgtttgtttgtttgtttttttctttagttaatTACAGGTGACGTGAGGAAACTAAATGAAGCCAGTGtttagaaaacaagaaaatgcaTCAGAATCAagcttaataaataaataaatatcagcAAAATACacaaatatctatatatataaataatcgATCAGAGCCCTCTGGGGTTAATTAAGAAgcaaattacttaattaattagtagaCCTTTTTAGTGAAGAGGCTGCGTAAATTGAAAAGGTTACCACCACCAGTTGCAAGATTAGAGGCTGTGCTACTGATGCTATTGCTACTGTCAACTATTGTAGCTTCAGCTATAGCAGTAGCAGTAATGGTAATACTAGTAGAAGTTGTATTAGAAATCCCTGTAGCACTATTTTCATCGCTTCTGCAACTTAAATGCTGTCTGTATGCCATACACATGGGCACATTCAAGTTCACTACTTTTCTCTTTGAATTGTCGCCAATTGTTGTTTTATTGCGACGGTGTTCGCCGCCGCTCACGCTCACTTTTTTCTTACTCGCCATCTTCTCACTGCTCCGACTCACTGGCGCCTCTGTGTTACTAGTCTTCGTTCTCGAACCTCCACTTCCACGGCGTGCCTGCCAGACGGGGCTGCTCCGACCCAAGTGAGCCCGACCCGGACTACTAGGCCACTTCCTGGACTTGGACTCTCCAGCTGAATTACTCCGTGAGCAAGGGGCGCTGCTGACCTTACGGGTAGTTCCGGGAAACATCGTGGGTCGGGCTCCACTATTCCCAGCGGATCTACTGCGTGAAAAGGGCCATATATTGATATTCAACTCAGCGGATGATGAGGTGGCTCCGCtttgattctttttctctttcttcttttctctgtCGTTATCTTTATCTCGTTGGTTCTTTGATGATGTAGCTTTGTTCTCACCtttcttaaatatatctttCCATCTTTTTGAGGCAGTTAAAGGGGTACCGACCGACTCTGCTGCTATGGACTTGTGTGATATTTGAGGTCCAGGCTTCTCAGATTGGGAGTTGGGGGGCTCAGGATCTGGTTGAGGGCCAGGGTCGTGGTTGTGGTTGTGGAGGTGCAGCAGGTGGAGAGGGAGGAGAACACCATCAACAAAGAGTTCATCGGCGGAGAGAATATTGGGTTCAGGAAAAGAGGGATTTGGTACCCTCCAAAACTCAAATTCAGGGGAGTTGGAGTcgctgcttcttcttcttccgcTGCTGGTGCAGGGGGAGAGGGGCTCTTGGCTGCTGGCTATTTTTCTTGGGCTATCCATTGTTGAGGATGGGAAGGGGGGGAGAGAGTGGtttactttttttgttttggatGGTGTGGGGGAGGGAAGTTTGTTGTTTCCAGTGGAGGAAGCTCAGAGTTTTAGTGCAGTCTACCCCACAGCGCAATAAAGAAAGGCCCAGGAGAGAATTCAGTAATAATgtggaataatatttaaattaattctttttttttttaaaaaaggaataaaatgtTTTGTAGTCTATTAATACCTAAATTTTTAGATACTATTTTAAAgatgtaaaataaaaacatcacATCATTTGAagcaattaattttaaatattttatttattttatatatatttatataatatgatatgatttatttttattaaatttatataaaaataatatgatagacataatttatttaaatatttatatagtacTACTTTATAAGTTGGGATAAAATTATGTATTGTCATAGTCTTTATGTATTGTTATTGTATTTATGTCTGATAGTGACGTCTCAGGAAGTATGTTCTGGAAGCCAATCACGTGGTGTGAACAGTTAGGCTTCCTtgaaatatgtaattatgCGTTGTATTTGTGTCTGATAGTGACGTCTCAGAAAGTATATCCTAAAGCCAATCACGTGGTGTGAACAGTTAGACCTCCTTGAAATGTGTAATGTACAAGCCCTGTCACTTAGTGTCTTGGGTGAGCCACAAGTCCCTATTTAAAGAGGTCCTCATTGTAATGAGGGAGCAAGCTTCCTTCCCTCTtctgataaataaaatctctgtgttctaatatttatgGCTTTCtgagctctctctctcttctctgATCCTTTGACAATGGTTCCTTAGCTAAGCTACGATCTGTTTATTCTCGAATACAAAAGGGCTAGCTCGGCTCATCGGGATTTAAAGAACAAAGGACCCCCAGGCTAGGTGTACCGTCTTGGTCGTAGTTTGCGATCCTATCCAGCCTCGAGCTTACAGCATGAGTATCTAGGAATAAGCAGCTCTCGGCATgttttggtatcagagccttaGGTGATTGAGAAGAGAACCGGGTCATCATGACTTCAGAAATCACTATTCATACTTCTACTCTACAACTCCCCCTTTTTGTAGAAAGACTGTATCAAATAAGATAGACCACCTTGTGGAGATTTTCCATATTCTTGAAAATGTCCAAATAGAAAACACCCTAGTGTCTATCATCAATCCATATAACATTTTCAAGAAGCAAAACTTTGTTCGAAAGACTTTTAACCAGATCATCCACAAGCAACCCTTGTCTGTTAAAGAGTATGTCCAATCTTCCTCACTTTCACAATGTTCCCTTACTTCCACCACTCAGGAACAGTATGTTACTCTGGAGATCCCCACTTCCTTTATAGAGCAGTGAAAGAAACAGGGGTACACTCATCTCCATCTTGGAGCTGCTAGGCTCGTACTCTCTTATCATGGCAGAATGGGTTTACCTGTTACGGCCCAGATGTCTCTCTTGGACACCAGGTACCTCAAATACGAACATGCAGTGATCGGGACTATTGTCACAACACTTAACACTGAAAGTGTTATCCTGACTTTCTtcccaaattttaatttatctccTAATGATCCTTCCTTGTCTACTGCACTCAAAGTCTAAGTTCAAATCACTGGAGCTAACCAAGTGATTGATGCTCTCTCCACAACCCTGCACCGCTAAATTGTCTACAGACTCCAAGAtcatgccttcaatttacaAATCACAGGCTTCCAAGCCACTTCTGATGCCTTATTTATCATGGCAGATTCTGGCCAAGTCCCTACAATAGTTCAAGCCCCAAGGCAGCTGGAAagagaagatctacagaagcTAATTCCAACTGAATGAGTGACAAATTACAAGAAACTCCATGCATCTTAAGCCAAGCTTGTTCAGGCTATTGATCCTCTTTTTGTCACACAAAAAAATGGTACtgtgaaaataatttttacaaaaacagaagaatcttcttctgCTCCCTCTATTTTTCAGGCTTCGATGATTCAACCTGTGTCCAGACCTAGAAGAAGATCCCCATTCATTCTTTCCAATCCTCTAGACATCATATCTACACAGCAAGAATTAAAGAACATTTCATCTGGGATATTGACCCACAAATGTGTGAACCAGGCTGCACCTGCAAAGATGACCTTGATTTTGCTGAACCATATTCTCAATACCCCAGGAAAGCCTCAAGAGCCATGTCTCCAGAGACTCCGTGTTCAGTCAAAAAACCCAGGCAAGATGACCGATATCCAAACGGTCCTTAGATTGGTATCCACAAAAAacagcaaaaagaaaagcaggATAAATCTCCTCTTCTTATGTATAAGGAAGCTTTGGAACTTCTtgcaaaaaaaggaaagaccATCCTTGACATTACCTATGATGAGATGAAGATATTTTTGGCTCAAAAAGGAATTGTCTTTGGACAAAAGCCTTCTACTACTTGCAGACAAGAGATTTACTCTGATTTGCCAGCAGTCCAGGCACCCCAAATGATTCAAAACTGTTTCATGTTCCAGCCTGAAGATTTTCCTCCTCTAGAGaagttagaaaataaaagatctgAGATCACTCCCTCAAAGGTTACTTCATCAGGAACTATAGAGCCTCTTACACTGCCAGAAGAAGTACTGAATTGGCAAACTTCTAATTCAATAGTTCAGAACTcctatttaaagaaaattaatcgAAAATTAGATCAAGTTCTCCATTTGGCTCACAAGATAGATCAAAAGCTTGATAGTTATTCCACGGAAGTCTTCCAATTGTATTCTTCTCTGCAAAACAGATACCAGGCTTTAGATTAGGAATTGAGAATTTCTCAGCCGATGTTATCAGCCTTccgacaaaagaaaaaagagatcaTGAACCTTAAACGTCAGATAGAGCATATTGAGTATGATCTAAAGAAAAGGCCTccagaaatttttatattttcatctgCAGCCTCATCATCCTCAACTGTGACTCCTCCTTTTTGACAAGGTTTCTCTCTGTTCCCACCTTCACCATCAGAACCAGTAACCAAGTTACCTTTTAGAACTTTCCACCATCTAAGTGCAAGACCACAAACTTCTGCCGAGAAAACCCAGGCTCCAGATAAGAGCAAAGCACCACAACAGTTGATGATTGGAGCTTATGACTCTGACACTTCAGAAGATTTTGAAATGGCTGATATTTCAGAAATCTTAATAAATACTCAACAATCACAACCTAAACCTATCGTTAAAGATCCTCCTGATGATTATTCTCCTTTTATGCCTACATCGACTCCCAAACCTAGTGCCTCGTCAGGACCATGGTTCACTTTGGATGATATTCCACCTTCCAAATGGAAGGATAGGATGTCAGAATTTCTAGCATGGATTGACTTACAAATGTCCTACGAAAATGCTAGCCTAAAAAAGGTCCTTACTAAGTTTACCACCAGGTTCACTGGAAGTCTCAGAGATTGGTTCTCGAACCAATCTGAGTATGTGCAGATGCAGTTCACTACCTATGCCTTCAGCAGCGACAGCAATCGCATTACTTCA comes from Ricinus communis isolate WT05 ecotype wild-type chromosome 5, ASM1957865v1, whole genome shotgun sequence and encodes:
- the LOC8277966 gene encoding 26S proteasome regulatory subunit 7 isoform X1, translated to MASLGRLLRRRPSWSRFSCPKTLKPSPNHFLRPLHHLHICSPASEIQLSTIDGPYYSILPAVFAGFLGLGMFQVAYADSDQAAAKPSLPSESPSSYKDLEEIATKERQRIEGLLKLRGIKNGSYPRFMVAVKGQKVTIKFQIPPACDALHLIANLVSNLGLKVDERAGGSDMLLRAWDSAVAWQLTLSSPEKHKEAGVDKGQFVDMNTAEGDLCIFLFRSLISTDKAEIEFIKGGSLSTTELDALVSVLQLAGDRLKSLQRIPGEGAARMPSADKSVATLESMGVRIYGLNEPHINSSKGEISWNNIAGYDQQKQEIEDTILLALHSPEVYDNIARGTRRKFESNRPRAVLFEGPPGTGKTSCARVIATQAGVPLLYVPLEVVMSKYYGESEKLLGKVFALANELPNGAIIFLDEVDSFAVARDNEMHEATRRILSVLLRQIDGFEQDKKVVVIAATNRKQDLDPALISRFDSMITFGLPDEQNRQEIVAQYAKHLKRSDIEELAKVTDQMSGRDIKDVCQQAERSWASKIIRGKADRDGEQGNLPTLSEYIESALIRRQALLSIADQRSGGFNPSRSRSGSRLDLC
- the LOC8277966 gene encoding 26S proteasome regulatory subunit 7 isoform X2 translates to MASLGRLLRRRPSWSRFSCPKTLKPSPNHFLRPLHHQIQLSTIDGPYYSILPAVFAGFLGLGMFQVAYADSDQAAAKPSLPSESPSSYKDLEEIATKERQRIEGLLKLRGIKNGSYPRFMVAVKGQKVTIKFQIPPACDALHLIANLVSNLGLKVDERAGGSDMLLRAWDSAVAWQLTLSSPEKHKEAGVDKGQFVDMNTAEGDLCIFLFRSLISTDKAEIEFIKGGSLSTTELDALVSVLQLAGDRLKSLQRIPGEGAARMPSADKSVATLESMGVRIYGLNEPHINSSKGEISWNNIAGYDQQKQEIEDTILLALHSPEVYDNIARGTRRKFESNRPRAVLFEGPPGTGKTSCARVIATQAGVPLLYVPLEVVMSKYYGESEKLLGKVFALANELPNGAIIFLDEVDSFAVARDNEMHEATRRILSVLLRQIDGFEQDKKVVVIAATNRKQDLDPALISRFDSMITFGLPDEQNRQEIVAQYAKHLKRSDIEELAKVTDQMSGRDIKDVCQQAERSWASKIIRGKADRDGEQGNLPTLSEYIESALIRRQALLSIADQRSGGFNPSRSRSGSRLDLC
- the LOC8277966 gene encoding cell division control protein 48 homolog D isoform X3, giving the protein MLTLISFLQAAAKPSLPSESPSSYKDLEEIATKERQRIEGLLKLRGIKNGSYPRFMVAVKGQKVTIKFQIPPACDALHLIANLVSNLGLKVDERAGGSDMLLRAWDSAVAWQLTLSSPEKHKEAGVDKGQFVDMNTAEGDLCIFLFRSLISTDKAEIEFIKGGSLSTTELDALVSVLQLAGDRLKSLQRIPGEGAARMPSADKSVATLESMGVRIYGLNEPHINSSKGEISWNNIAGYDQQKQEIEDTILLALHSPEVYDNIARGTRRKFESNRPRAVLFEGPPGTGKTSCARVIATQAGVPLLYVPLEVVMSKYYGESEKLLGKVFALANELPNGAIIFLDEVDSFAVARDNEMHEATRRILSVLLRQIDGFEQDKKVVVIAATNRKQDLDPALISRFDSMITFGLPDEQNRQEIVAQYAKHLKRSDIEELAKVTDQMSGRDIKDVCQQAERSWASKIIRGKADRDGEQGNLPTLSEYIESALIRRQALLSIADQRSGGFNPSRSRSGSRLDLC
- the LOC8277965 gene encoding uncharacterized protein LOC8277965, which translates into the protein MDSPRKIASSQEPLSPCTSSGRRRSSDSNSPEFEFWRVPNPSFPEPNILSADELFVDGVLLPLHLLHLHNHNHDPGPQPDPEPPNSQSEKPGPQISHKSIAAESVGTPLTASKRWKDIFKKGENKATSSKNQRDKDNDREKKKEKKNQSGATSSSAELNINIWPFSRSRSAGNSGARPTMFPGTTRKVSSAPCSRSNSAGESKSRKWPSSPGRAHLGRSSPVWQARRGSGGSRTKTSNTEAPVSRSSEKMASKKKVSVSGGEHRRNKTTIGDNSKRKVVNLNVPMCMAYRQHLSCRSDENSATGISNTTSTSITITATAIAEATIVDSSNSISSTASNLATGGGNLFNLRSLFTKKVY